TTCTTAATGTCGGCGTCCTTGAAGACGATGGCCGGTGCCTTGCCGCCCAGTTCCAGGTGGGCGCGCTTGAGGCCCTTCGCGGCGCCGGAGGCGACGGCGATGCCGGCCCGGACCGAACCGGTGATGGACACCAGGCCGGGGACCTTGTGCTCCACCATCATGGCGCCGGTTTCGCCGGTGCCGAGTACCACGTTCAGCACGCCGGTGGGCAGGATCTCCCCGGCGAGGCGGGCCAGCACCAGGGTGGATTCGGGGGTGGTGTCGGAAGGCTTGAGCACCACGGTGTTGCCGGCGGCGAGCGCGGGACCGATCTTCCAGATGGCCATCAGGAAGGGGTAGTTCCACGGGGCCACCTGGGCCACCACGCCGATGGGCTCGCGGCGGACGTAGGAGGTATGGCCCTCGAAGTACTCGCCGGCGGACTTGCCCTCCAGGATGCGGGCAGCACCGGCGAAGAAGCGCAGCTGGTCGGCGCCGGCGGCCACTTCCTCGGAGGCAATGAGCGACCGGACCTGGCCGGTGTTGCGGTGCTGGGCTTCGACCAGTTCGTCGCTGTTGGCCTCGATGGCGTCCGCGAGCTTGAGCAACATCAGCTGGCGCTGGCCCGGGGTGACGTGCTTCCAGGTCCGAAAGGCGTCCTTGGCGGCCGCCATGGCGGCGTCCACATCCGCCTGCACCGACACGGGAGCCTGTGCCACCACTTCGCCGTTGGCGGGGTTGACCACGTCCAGCAGGGTGGTGCCGGCGGGTGTAACGAACTTCCCGTTGATGAAGTTCTGCAAGGTTTGGACCACGGTGTGCAACCTCTTTCGTATGGGCCATCTGCTGCCGGGCGGAGACCAGGACGGATGGATGGAACTGCATTGAGCCTATGCCAGCGCCCAAGCCGGGTGAATAGCCACCTGCACACCCTTGCCAAAGGGGTTTAGTGCGGTTGCCCAGCTCACGTTTATCCTTGCTTCATGGCCATTTCCCTTGCTGCCCTGGTGGGCGTGACGTCCTTGAAGCTGTCCAAGGCGGGCGTGGCGGAGACTACCTGGAACCAGGACATCAACTGGGTTGCGGTGACCGAACTGGAGGATCCCCAGCGGTTCCTCAACGGCGGCGAACTGGTCCTCACCACGGGCCTGCGGCTGCGCTCGGCACCCGAGCAGCGCCGCTTTGTCCGCCAGGTGCAGCGCGCCGGAGCGGTGGGCATTGGCTTCGGTGTTGGACTGTCGCACGAAGCGGTGCCGCCGGCCCTGCTGGCGGAGGCCAACCGGTGGGGGCTCCCGGTGGTGGAGGTCCCGTACGAGACCCCGTTCATCGCCATCACCAAGCTGGTGGCGGACGCCCAGTCCGCCGACCACTACGCCAAGCTGGAGAGGCTGATCGCCGGGCACCAGGTGCTGGCCCGGGCGCTGCTGACCGGCGGCGGGCTCGCGGAGCTGCTGAAGAACCTTGGTGGCATGCTGCGCACGGACATTGCGCTCACCCAGTTCACGGCCCAGCTCTACAACAGCAGCAGCACCCACCCCTCGGCGGACAGCTGGTCCAGCTATCCCGTGCCCACCGGCCGGCGTGACGCCTGCACCCTGTGGGTGCGCCAGCCCTTCGAGGACACCGGCATCATCGGCTACGCGCAGAACCTCATCAGCGTGGAGCTGAACAACATGGTCAAGCAGCGGCAGGCCCAGCGAGCCCTCTGCGGCCAGGTGCTGGAGGACGTCATCCACGGGGCGCTGGAGACCAGCGAGGCTCAGCGCAGGCTGGCCGGCGTTGGCGTGAACAGCACCCGCAAGAACGTGGTGCTGCTGGCTGTATCCGCCGCCCACGGCAAGGCCCTGGGGAGCACCTCGGTGCCGCAGGAACTGGAGAAGGCAGTCGCCGCCGTCGTGGGCAAGGACCTGGTGCTGGTGGTCAATGACGACGGCGGGACGGCGCCGTCGCTGGCCCGGAGGCTCAGCGACCACCTCGCCGAGGCCGGGATCCATGCCACGATCGGCATCGGCGGGGCATACACCAAGCCCAACGGGCTCCGCTGGAGCTATTTCGAGGCCCGCGACGCCGCCAGCCATGGCCTGCCCGTCAACGAGCCGGAGCGGCTGAGCCTGACGTCCCTGCTGCTGGCCAGCGAGGACGTGCCGCTGGCGGACATGGCGCACGAGTCGCTGAACCCACTGCGGTCCTTCGACGCCGCGCACGGCTCCGAACTCATGGCCACGCTGGAAAGCTACCTGAACAACAACGGCTCCGTGGCGGCGGTGGCGGAGGAACTCACGCTGCACCGCAACACGGTCCGCTACCGGCTGGCCCAGATCACCGAGCTCACCGGCTACGATCCCGCGGTCACCGCGGACCGGGTGCAGCTGTGGCTTGCGCTGGCGGTGGCGCGGTTGTCGGCGCGGCAGGGCAAGTAGCCCCGTACACAACCTCAGATCACGCCGTGACCCAATAGGTCGCGCGACTTCTTCCACGCCTTCCGGGACCCGGCCTTTGCCGCCAGCATCCGTTCTTCCTGCTGGTTGAGCAGGTCCGCGTAGATGGCTGCCGTGGCCGGATCGCTGTAGTCCGCGGCGATGGCGGCGAGCAGGTCGCGGGCCACGACGGCGTCCTGGAAGCGGCCCAGGATTTTTTGCTGCCGGTGCGCGGCCTTGACCACCTTGCCGGCGCGCTTGCCGTGCACCAGGGCCGCCGATTCGGCCACGTGGCGCAGCCGCTTTGCGTCTTTGCGGACGCGGTGGAGGGCAAGCTCCTCCTCCCTGCCGCGCCGGGCCCGCTTCACGGCTTTATGCGAACGGCGCAGGCGTTTGGCGGCTTTGTCCACCGCCTTCGCGGCAGCCCGGCGTCCGGGAGTCACTGCTTCGGCGCGCACGGGCGGGTTGTCCCGGAAATCCTCGAGCTTGTCCAGCAGCCGGAAGTAGCGGGCCGATCCCAGGGCTTCCCGCAGGAGCCGGTAGGCTGCGTCATAATCGCTGCCGGTACGCTGTTCCACGCTGGAGGTGGCGCCGGCGATGCCCTCCCCCGGCGGCAGTGCGCCCAGTTGTTCGCGGAGCTGTTTCCCCAGGACCTCGGCGTCGCGCGGCTGGCCCAGCAACTGGCCCAGCCATTTCAGCTCGCTCCGCAGCTTGCGCACCGGCGACGCCCGGTAGAGCCGGCCGTAGGCGGCCAGAACGGAGCGGATGCGGCGCGTCGCCGAACGCATGGCGTGCACGGCGTCCGGTTCCTCGTTCCGGACGTCCGCGTCCCTTGCGAGGATCTGGTCGATCTGCGCGGCCACATAGACGGTGACGACGGCGGCAGCCGGGGCACGCTTTCCGGCCAGAAGGGCGGAGCTGCTTTCGGCCCCGCCGGCATCGCCGGGAGCCTCTTCGCCGGCGGCGGTCCCAGCCCTGGCAGCAACCCGCTTCCCCGCCTTGGTGCCACTGCCCAAGGCGCGCGCCAGTTTGGAGGCGTGGCCGGCGGGCCGGGCACCGGCGGCGGTGAGCAGTTCCTCCACGGGGACGAAGAGGCCAGGGTCACCGTGGACCAGTTCCAGCTCCCATTCACGCCATTCCTGCCGGGGCGCGTCCGGCCCGTCCTCCAGCCGGGCGGCGGTGACGTGGTCGTCGGCGAGGTCGGCCAGGTGCACGCCGTCTTCCCCATAGAGGGGGTAGGTAGTGCGCCGGGTTTCCAGCCGGACCACCGGAGCCGGGACAGTCCCCCGCAGGTAGGCGTGGAGGTGGGTGAGCAGGCTGTCCGGGACGACGTCGGGCCGGCCGAGCGGTGCGTGCAACTCCGTCCGGTGCTGCGGGCTTTCCCCGGCTGCGGCGCCCTGCGGCGGCAGCTTCAGGTGCCACCCGGCGTCCTTGCCTCCGGTGCGGCGGCGAAGCGTGATGCGGCGGGCGGCCAAGCCATGTTTGGGAGTGTCGAAGTACACCGCCTCCAGCAGGTCCGTGTGCGGCTTGCCCGTCCGGGCTACCCCGGGAGCCTGCTCCAGTGCCGGCACTTCGGCGGCGGTGTCGACGTCGTACTTCTTCTCGATCTCAAGTCCCCGGGAAGCCTCCACAGCCGTCCTTCCAGCGCCGCCTGGTCAACGCCAGGCCCTCCGACAGTCCGTTGGCAGTCTATTGCAGGCGCCCGCTGGAGGGAGAGGTTGGCCACAAATACGCAAACATCAAACGTCTAACCTTTACGGTGGAGGGTATGCCCGCCACTCCCCCTTCCCCCGCCCCCGTCACCGCCGACGCCCCCACGGCCGCTCAGGCCGCTCCCGCCGCACCGGATCCCGGGACTGTTCCTGCGAAGCCGCGCTCCGCCGTCGTGTTTGGTGTCATTGCGCTGGTGCTGATCGGGCTGAACCTGCGCGCAGGCATCACCGGGGCCTCCGCGCTGCTGCACGACCTCCAGGCCGTGCTGGGTTATGGGGCGCTGGTGGCGGCCAGCATCCCGTCCATCCCCACGCTCTGCTTCGCGGTGGCCGGGGCAGCGACATCATGGCTCAGCGGCAAGGTGGGGGTGGAGAAGGCCATCCTGCTGTCGCTGGCGCTGCTGGCCGGCGGGCTGCTGCTGCGCGGCATCCCCGCCACCGGAATGCTGGTGGCCGGCAGCGTGGTGGGCATGTCCGGGCTGGCCATCTGCAATGTGGCCATGCCCTCCTTCATCCGCGAGCACTTCGCCTCCCGGACCTCCCTCATGACCGCCGTCTACACGGTGACCATGACCACCGGCGGCACCCTGACCTCGGTCCTGGTGGTCCCGCTGGCGCAGGCCCTGGGATCCCCGTCCGCCGCCGTGGGTGCTGTGGGCATCGCCGCCGTCGCAGCCTTCCTGGGATTCCTGCCCGTGGCCCTGCACGCCCACCGCCACACCGTCCGGACCGC
This window of the Pseudarthrobacter defluvii genome carries:
- a CDS encoding aminobutyraldehyde dehydrogenase, with product MVQTLQNFINGKFVTPAGTTLLDVVNPANGEVVAQAPVSVQADVDAAMAAAKDAFRTWKHVTPGQRQLMLLKLADAIEANSDELVEAQHRNTGQVRSLIASEEVAAGADQLRFFAGAARILEGKSAGEYFEGHTSYVRREPIGVVAQVAPWNYPFLMAIWKIGPALAAGNTVVLKPSDTTPESTLVLARLAGEILPTGVLNVVLGTGETGAMMVEHKVPGLVSITGSVRAGIAVASGAAKGLKRAHLELGGKAPAIVFKDADIKKSAAAIAEFAFFNAGQDCTAITRVLVEESVHDDVVAAMVEHTRTLHTGSQNDEDNYFGPLNNINHFNAVTSVVENLPANCRIETGGHRAGEKGFFFEPTIITGANQTDDVVQKETFGPVITVQKFSTEEEAVAMANDVDYALASSVWTTNHGTAMRLSRDLDFGAVWINTHILLTAEMPHGGFKQSGYGKDLSMYGVEDYTRIKHVMSALDS
- a CDS encoding PucR family transcriptional regulator, which codes for MAISLAALVGVTSLKLSKAGVAETTWNQDINWVAVTELEDPQRFLNGGELVLTTGLRLRSAPEQRRFVRQVQRAGAVGIGFGVGLSHEAVPPALLAEANRWGLPVVEVPYETPFIAITKLVADAQSADHYAKLERLIAGHQVLARALLTGGGLAELLKNLGGMLRTDIALTQFTAQLYNSSSTHPSADSWSSYPVPTGRRDACTLWVRQPFEDTGIIGYAQNLISVELNNMVKQRQAQRALCGQVLEDVIHGALETSEAQRRLAGVGVNSTRKNVVLLAVSAAHGKALGSTSVPQELEKAVAAVVGKDLVLVVNDDGGTAPSLARRLSDHLAEAGIHATIGIGGAYTKPNGLRWSYFEARDAASHGLPVNEPERLSLTSLLLASEDVPLADMAHESLNPLRSFDAAHGSELMATLESYLNNNGSVAAVAEELTLHRNTVRYRLAQITELTGYDPAVTADRVQLWLALAVARLSARQGK
- a CDS encoding CYTH and CHAD domain-containing protein, whose protein sequence is MEASRGLEIEKKYDVDTAAEVPALEQAPGVARTGKPHTDLLEAVYFDTPKHGLAARRITLRRRTGGKDAGWHLKLPPQGAAAGESPQHRTELHAPLGRPDVVPDSLLTHLHAYLRGTVPAPVVRLETRRTTYPLYGEDGVHLADLADDHVTAARLEDGPDAPRQEWREWELELVHGDPGLFVPVEELLTAAGARPAGHASKLARALGSGTKAGKRVAARAGTAAGEEAPGDAGGAESSSALLAGKRAPAAAVVTVYVAAQIDQILARDADVRNEEPDAVHAMRSATRRIRSVLAAYGRLYRASPVRKLRSELKWLGQLLGQPRDAEVLGKQLREQLGALPPGEGIAGATSSVEQRTGSDYDAAYRLLREALGSARYFRLLDKLEDFRDNPPVRAEAVTPGRRAAAKAVDKAAKRLRRSHKAVKRARRGREEELALHRVRKDAKRLRHVAESAALVHGKRAGKVVKAAHRQQKILGRFQDAVVARDLLAAIAADYSDPATAAIYADLLNQQEERMLAAKAGSRKAWKKSRDLLGHGVI
- a CDS encoding MFS transporter, with translation MPATPPSPAPVTADAPTAAQAAPAAPDPGTVPAKPRSAVVFGVIALVLIGLNLRAGITGASALLHDLQAVLGYGALVAASIPSIPTLCFAVAGAATSWLSGKVGVEKAILLSLALLAGGLLLRGIPATGMLVAGSVVGMSGLAICNVAMPSFIREHFASRTSLMTAVYTVTMTTGGTLTSVLVVPLAQALGSPSAAVGAVGIAAVAAFLGFLPVALHAHRHTVRTAAGHVSPWPLLRTRKGQLLTAIFTLQALLAYALLSWFPYMLTTMGLGASESGLMFGLMQLVSVPAGMVLIAIGARPGMLRPAFYLVSITMVVGIAALLVLPVGLAAIPAVLLGFGLGIFPLVMVMISRSGTSTAETTALSTLAQSSGYLLATVGPFGMGLLHSATGGWSLPLALLLGLALVQIVVSHLLTGKAMSVKPAEAAGTIAGRPNRSEGK